In Mycobacterium tuberculosis H37Rv, a single window of DNA contains:
- a CDS encoding membrane protein (A core mycobacterial gene; conserved in mycobacterial strains (See Marmiesse et al., 2004 PMID:14766927).), translated as MTGPYFPQTIPFLPSYIPQDVDMTAVKAEVAALGVSAPPAATPGLLEVVQHARDEGIDLKIVLLDHNPPNDTPLRDIATVVGADYSDATVLVLSPNYVGSYSTQYPRVTLEAGEDHSKTGNPVQSAQNFVHELSTPEFPWSALTIVLLIGVLAAAVGARLMQLRGRRSATSTDAAPGAGDDLNQGV; from the coding sequence ATGACCGGGCCATATTTTCCTCAGACGATCCCGTTCCTGCCCAGCTACATTCCGCAAGACGTCGACATGACCGCGGTCAAAGCGGAGGTCGCCGCACTCGGTGTCAGCGCTCCACCGGCGGCCACGCCGGGCCTGCTCGAGGTGGTCCAGCACGCTCGCGACGAGGGCATCGATCTCAAGATCGTGCTGCTCGACCACAACCCGCCCAATGACACACCGCTGCGTGACATCGCGACCGTTGTCGGGGCCGACTACTCGGATGCCACCGTCTTGGTGCTCAGCCCGAACTATGTCGGCAGTTACAGCACGCAATACCCCCGGGTCACGCTCGAGGCCGGGGAAGACCATTCCAAGACCGGCAATCCGGTGCAGTCCGCGCAGAACTTTGTCCATGAGCTGAGCACACCCGAGTTTCCCTGGAGCGCGCTGACCATTGTTTTGCTGATCGGTGTGCTGGCAGCGGCTGTGGGTGCTCGGTTGATGCAACTGCGCGGGAGGAGGTCAGCAACGTCGACTGACGCCGCCCCAGGGGCGGGGGACGATCTCAATCAAGGCGTCTAG
- the ripA gene encoding peptidoglycan endopeptidase RipA (peptidoglycan hydrolase), producing the protein MRRNRRGSPARPAARFVRPAIPSALSVALLVCTPGLATADPQTDTIAALIADVAKANQRLQDLSDEVQAEQESVNKAMVDVETARDNAAAAEDDLEVSQRAVKDANAAIAAAQHRFDTFAAATYMNGPSVSYLSASSPDEIIATVTAAKTLSASSQAVMANLQRARTERVNTESAARLAKQKADKAAADAKASQDAAVAALTETRRKFDEQREEVQRLAAERDAAQARLQAARLVAWSSEGGQGAPPFRMWDPGSGPAGGRAWDGLWDPTLPMIPSANIPGDPIAVVNQVLGISATSAQVTANMGRKFLEQLGILQPTDTGITNAPAGSAQGRIPRVYGRQASEYVIRRGMSQIGVPYSWGGGNAAGPSKGIDSGAGTVGFDCSGLVLYSFAGVGIKLPHYSGSQYNLGRKIPSSQMRRGDVIFYGPNGSQHVTIYLGNGQMLEAPDVGLKVRVAPVRTAGMTPYVVRYIEY; encoded by the coding sequence ATGAGACGGAATCGCCGTGGCTCGCCAGCGCGACCGGCCGCACGGTTTGTCCGTCCGGCAATTCCGTCGGCTTTGAGTGTGGCCCTGCTGGTATGCACACCGGGGCTGGCTACCGCCGATCCACAGACGGACACCATCGCCGCGCTGATTGCCGACGTCGCCAAGGCCAACCAGCGCCTGCAAGACCTGAGCGACGAGGTTCAGGCCGAACAGGAAAGCGTTAACAAGGCGATGGTCGACGTGGAAACCGCTCGGGACAACGCTGCCGCGGCCGAAGACGACCTGGAGGTCAGCCAGCGCGCGGTTAAGGACGCCAACGCGGCGATCGCCGCGGCTCAGCACCGGTTCGACACCTTCGCGGCGGCCACCTACATGAACGGTCCCTCGGTCAGCTACCTCAGCGCGAGCAGCCCCGACGAGATCATTGCCACTGTGACCGCCGCCAAGACCCTTAGCGCCAGTTCCCAAGCGGTGATGGCCAACCTGCAGCGGGCCCGGACCGAGCGGGTGAACACGGAGTCGGCGGCGCGGCTAGCCAAGCAGAAGGCTGATAAGGCCGCCGCCGACGCAAAGGCCAGCCAGGATGCCGCGGTGGCGGCGCTCACCGAGACCCGGCGGAAGTTCGATGAACAGCGCGAGGAGGTCCAACGCCTGGCCGCCGAGCGCGATGCGGCTCAAGCCCGACTGCAGGCGGCCAGGTTGGTTGCCTGGTCCTCGGAGGGTGGTCAGGGTGCGCCGCCGTTCCGGATGTGGGATCCCGGATCGGGCCCTGCCGGTGGGCGTGCATGGGATGGCTTGTGGGACCCCACGCTGCCCATGATCCCCAGCGCCAACATCCCCGGCGACCCGATCGCGGTAGTGAACCAGGTGTTGGGGATCTCGGCAACGTCAGCGCAGGTCACCGCCAATATGGGGCGCAAGTTCCTGGAGCAGCTGGGCATCTTGCAGCCCACCGATACCGGCATCACCAACGCTCCGGCGGGCTCGGCCCAGGGCCGGATTCCGCGAGTTTATGGGCGCCAGGCTTCTGAATACGTGATCCGCCGCGGCATGTCACAGATCGGGGTGCCCTATTCCTGGGGCGGCGGCAATGCCGCGGGCCCGAGCAAGGGCATCGACTCCGGGGCCGGCACCGTCGGCTTCGACTGCTCAGGCCTGGTGTTGTACTCGTTTGCTGGGGTGGGCATCAAGCTGCCGCACTACTCGGGTTCGCAGTACAACCTGGGCCGCAAGATCCCGTCCTCGCAGATGCGCCGCGGCGACGTCATCTTCTACGGCCCGAACGGTAGCCAGCACGTGACGATCTACCTCGGCAACGGCCAGATGCTCGAGGCGCCCGACGTCGGTTTGAAGGTGCGGGTTGCGCCCGTGCGCACGGCTGGCATGACCCCGTATGTGGTCCGATACATCGAGTACTAG
- a CDS encoding peptidoglycan endopeptidase RipB (invasion protein): MRHTRFHPIKLAWITAVVAGLMVGVATPADAEPGQWDPTLPALVSAGAPGDPLAVANASLQATAQATQTTLDLGRQFLGGLGINLGGPAASAPSAATTGASRIPRANARQAVEYVIRRAGSQMGVPYSWGGGSLQGPSKGVDSGANTVGFDCSGLVRYAFAGVGVLIPRFSGDQYNAGRHVPPAEAKRGDLIFYGPGGGQHVTLYLGNGQMLEASGSAGKVTVSPVRKAGMTPFVTRIIEY, encoded by the coding sequence ATGCGCCACACGCGTTTTCACCCGATCAAACTGGCCTGGATCACCGCGGTGGTTGCCGGCCTGATGGTCGGTGTGGCAACGCCCGCCGATGCCGAACCCGGACAATGGGATCCCACGCTGCCGGCATTGGTCAGTGCGGGGGCGCCCGGAGATCCGCTGGCGGTAGCCAACGCGTCGTTGCAGGCCACCGCCCAGGCCACCCAGACCACGCTGGATTTGGGCAGGCAGTTCCTCGGTGGGTTGGGAATCAACCTCGGCGGCCCTGCTGCCAGCGCTCCCAGCGCCGCCACAACCGGCGCGAGCCGGATTCCGCGGGCCAACGCCCGTCAGGCCGTCGAATATGTGATTCGCCGGGCCGGGTCGCAGATGGGGGTGCCCTATTCGTGGGGTGGTGGCTCGCTTCAGGGCCCCAGCAAGGGCGTGGACTCGGGGGCCAACACTGTCGGCTTCGACTGCTCAGGTCTGGTGCGGTATGCCTTCGCCGGGGTCGGCGTGCTGATCCCGCGGTTCTCCGGTGATCAGTACAACGCCGGTCGCCACGTTCCGCCCGCTGAGGCCAAGCGCGGCGACCTGATCTTTTACGGCCCAGGCGGCGGCCAGCACGTCACCCTGTATCTGGGCAACGGCCAAATGCTGGAGGCATCCGGAAGCGCCGGCAAAGTCACGGTGAGCCCGGTGCGAAAGGCCGGAATGACGCCGTTCGTGACTAGGATCATCGAATACTGA
- the moxR1 gene encoding transcriptional regulator MoxR1, whose product MTSAGGFPAGAGGYQTPGGHSASPAHEAPPGGAEGLAAEVHTLERAIFEVKRIIVGQDQLVERMLVGLLSKGHVLLEGVPGVAKTLAVETFARVVGGTFSRIQFTPDLVPTDIIGTRIYRQGREEFDTELGPVVANFLLADEINRAPAKVQSALLEVMQERHVSIGGRTFPMPSPFLVMATQNPIEHEGVYPLPEAQRDRFLFKINVGYPSPEEEREIIYRMGVTPPQAKQILSTGDLLRLQEIAANNFVHHALVDYVVRVVFATRKPEQLGMNDVKSWVAFGASPRASLGIIAAARSLALVRGRDYVIPQDVIEVIPDVLRHRLVLTYDALADEISPEIVINRVLQTVALPQVNAVPQQGHSVPPVMQAAAAASGR is encoded by the coding sequence ATGACATCAGCAGGTGGGTTCCCCGCGGGCGCCGGCGGTTACCAGACCCCGGGTGGGCATTCAGCTTCGCCAGCCCACGAGGCGCCCCCCGGTGGTGCCGAGGGGCTGGCCGCCGAGGTGCACACGCTGGAGCGGGCCATCTTCGAGGTCAAGCGGATTATCGTCGGCCAGGACCAGCTGGTGGAGCGGATGCTCGTCGGCCTGCTGTCCAAGGGGCATGTGCTGCTTGAGGGCGTTCCCGGCGTGGCCAAGACGTTGGCGGTGGAGACCTTCGCTCGGGTGGTCGGCGGGACATTTTCGCGCATCCAGTTCACCCCGGATCTGGTGCCCACCGACATCATCGGGACGCGCATCTACCGGCAAGGCAGGGAGGAATTCGACACCGAACTCGGACCGGTGGTGGCCAACTTCCTGCTCGCCGACGAGATCAACCGGGCTCCGGCGAAGGTGCAGTCGGCGTTGCTGGAAGTCATGCAGGAGCGCCATGTGTCCATCGGCGGTAGGACCTTCCCGATGCCCAGCCCGTTCCTGGTGATGGCGACGCAGAACCCGATCGAGCACGAGGGCGTCTACCCGCTACCGGAGGCGCAACGGGACCGCTTCCTGTTCAAGATCAACGTGGGCTACCCGTCGCCCGAAGAAGAGCGCGAAATCATCTACCGTATGGGTGTTACCCCGCCGCAGGCCAAGCAGATCCTGAGCACGGGCGACCTGCTGCGGCTGCAGGAGATAGCGGCCAACAACTTCGTCCACCACGCGCTGGTCGACTATGTCGTTCGAGTCGTCTTCGCCACCCGCAAACCCGAGCAGTTGGGGATGAACGACGTGAAGAGCTGGGTCGCGTTCGGCGCATCCCCGCGTGCTTCGCTGGGCATCATCGCCGCCGCACGGTCCCTGGCGCTGGTCCGGGGCCGTGACTATGTCATCCCGCAAGACGTCATCGAGGTCATTCCTGATGTGCTGCGACACCGGCTCGTGCTCACCTATGACGCGCTCGCCGACGAAATCTCACCGGAGATCGTCATCAACCGTGTGCTGCAGACTGTGGCGCTGCCACAGGTGAATGCCGTTCCACAGCAAGGCCATTCGGTGCCGCCGGTGATGCAGGCCGCGGCCGCGGCGAGCGGCCGGTGA
- a CDS encoding membrane protein, whose product MTLPLLGPMTLSGFAHSWFFLFLFVVAGLVALYILMQLARQRRMLRFANMELLESVAPKRPSRWRHVPAILLVLSLLLFTIAMAGPTHDVRIPRNRAVVMLVIDVSQSMRATDVEPSRMVAAQEAAKQFADELTPGINLGLIAYAGTATVLVSPTTNREATKNALDKLQFADRTATGEAIFTALQAIATVGAVIGGGDTPPPARIVLFSDGKETMPTNPDNPKGAYTAARTAKDQGVPISTISFGTPYGFVEINDQRQPVPVDDETMKKVAQLSGGNSYNAATLAELRAVYSSLQQQIGYETIKGDASVGWLRLGALALALAALAALLINRRLPT is encoded by the coding sequence ATGACATTGCCGTTGCTGGGGCCGATGACGCTATCCGGCTTCGCGCATTCATGGTTCTTCCTATTCCTGTTTGTCGTGGCCGGACTGGTCGCGCTGTACATCCTGATGCAGCTGGCGCGCCAGCGGCGAATGCTGCGGTTCGCCAACATGGAGTTGCTGGAGAGCGTCGCACCCAAGCGGCCATCCCGCTGGCGGCATGTCCCGGCGATCCTGCTGGTGTTATCGCTGCTGCTGTTCACCATCGCGATGGCCGGTCCGACGCATGACGTCCGGATTCCCCGCAACCGCGCGGTGGTGATGTTGGTGATCGACGTGTCGCAGTCGATGCGCGCCACCGACGTCGAGCCCAGCCGGATGGTGGCCGCGCAGGAGGCTGCCAAGCAGTTCGCCGACGAGTTGACCCCGGGCATCAATCTGGGATTGATTGCCTACGCGGGCACGGCGACGGTCCTGGTGTCGCCGACGACCAACCGGGAGGCGACCAAGAATGCGCTGGACAAGTTACAGTTCGCCGACCGTACCGCCACCGGGGAGGCGATCTTCACCGCGCTGCAGGCCATCGCCACGGTTGGCGCGGTGATCGGTGGCGGCGACACGCCGCCGCCGGCGCGCATCGTGCTGTTCTCCGACGGCAAGGAGACGATGCCGACCAACCCGGACAACCCCAAGGGCGCCTACACCGCCGCCCGCACCGCCAAGGACCAGGGCGTGCCGATTTCGACGATCTCGTTCGGCACCCCATACGGCTTCGTCGAGATCAACGACCAGCGCCAACCGGTGCCCGTCGACGACGAAACGATGAAGAAGGTCGCCCAGCTCTCCGGTGGAAATTCCTACAATGCGGCGACTTTGGCCGAGCTGAGGGCCGTTTACTCGTCGCTGCAGCAGCAGATCGGCTACGAGACCATCAAGGGTGACGCCAGCGTCGGCTGGTTGCGGTTGGGTGCGCTGGCGCTGGCGTTGGCGGCGCTAGCGGCGCTGCTCATCAACCGGCGGTTGCCGACTTAG
- the fabG1 gene encoding 3-oxoacyl-ACP reductase FabG (3-ketoacyl-acyl carrier protein reductase (mycolic acid biosynthesis a protein)), whose protein sequence is MTATATEGAKPPFVSRSVLVTGGNRGIGLAIAQRLAADGHKVAVTHRGSGAPKGLFGVECDVTDSDAVDRAFTAVEEHQGPVEVLVSNAGLSADAFLMRMTEEKFEKVINANLTGAFRVAQRASRSMQRNKFGRMIFIGSVSGSWGIGNQANYAASKAGVIGMARSIARELSKANVTANVVAPGYIDTDMTRALDERIQQGALQFIPAKRVGTPAEVAGVVSFLASEDASYISGAVIPVDGGMGMGH, encoded by the coding sequence GTGACTGCCACAGCCACTGAAGGGGCCAAACCCCCATTCGTATCCCGTTCAGTCCTGGTTACCGGAGGAAACCGGGGGATCGGGCTGGCGATCGCACAGCGGCTGGCTGCCGACGGCCACAAGGTGGCCGTCACCCACCGTGGATCCGGAGCGCCAAAGGGGCTGTTTGGCGTCGAATGTGACGTCACCGACAGCGACGCCGTCGATCGCGCCTTCACGGCGGTAGAAGAGCACCAGGGTCCGGTCGAGGTGCTGGTGTCCAACGCCGGCCTATCCGCGGACGCATTCCTCATGCGGATGACCGAGGAAAAGTTCGAGAAGGTCATCAACGCCAACCTCACCGGGGCGTTCCGGGTGGCTCAACGGGCATCGCGCAGCATGCAGCGCAACAAATTCGGTCGAATGATATTCATAGGTTCGGTCTCCGGCAGCTGGGGCATCGGCAACCAGGCCAACTACGCAGCCTCCAAGGCCGGAGTGATTGGCATGGCCCGCTCGATCGCCCGCGAGCTGTCGAAGGCAAACGTGACCGCGAATGTGGTGGCCCCGGGCTACATCGACACCGATATGACCCGCGCGCTGGATGAGCGGATTCAGCAGGGGGCGCTGCAATTTATCCCAGCGAAGCGGGTCGGCACCCCCGCCGAGGTCGCCGGGGTGGTCAGCTTCCTGGCTTCCGAGGATGCGAGCTATATCTCCGGTGCGGTCATCCCGGTCGACGGCGGCATGGGTATGGGCCACTGA
- the inhA gene encoding NADH-dependent enoyl-[ACP] reductase (NADH-dependent enoyl-ACP reductase), giving the protein MTGLLDGKRILVSGIITDSSIAFHIARVAQEQGAQLVLTGFDRLRLIQRITDRLPAKAPLLELDVQNEEHLASLAGRVTEAIGAGNKLDGVVHSIGFMPQTGMGINPFFDAPYADVSKGIHISAYSYASMAKALLPIMNPGGSIVGMDFDPSRAMPAYNWMTVAKSALESVNRFVAREAGKYGVRSNLVAAGPIRTLAMSAIVGGALGEEAGAQIQLLEEGWDQRAPIGWNMKDATPVAKTVCALLSDWLPATTGDIIYADGGAHTQLL; this is encoded by the coding sequence ATGACAGGACTGCTGGACGGCAAACGGATTCTGGTTAGCGGAATCATCACCGACTCGTCGATCGCGTTTCACATCGCACGGGTAGCCCAGGAGCAGGGCGCCCAGCTGGTGCTCACCGGGTTCGACCGGCTGCGGCTGATTCAGCGCATCACCGACCGGCTGCCGGCAAAGGCCCCGCTGCTCGAACTCGACGTGCAAAACGAGGAGCACCTGGCCAGCTTGGCCGGCCGGGTGACCGAGGCGATCGGGGCGGGCAACAAGCTCGACGGGGTGGTGCATTCGATTGGGTTCATGCCGCAGACCGGGATGGGCATCAACCCGTTCTTCGACGCGCCCTACGCGGATGTGTCCAAGGGCATCCACATCTCGGCGTATTCGTATGCTTCGATGGCCAAGGCGCTGCTGCCGATCATGAACCCCGGAGGTTCCATCGTCGGCATGGACTTCGACCCGAGCCGGGCGATGCCGGCCTACAACTGGATGACGGTCGCCAAGAGCGCGTTGGAGTCGGTCAACAGGTTCGTGGCGCGCGAGGCCGGCAAGTACGGTGTGCGTTCGAATCTCGTTGCCGCAGGCCCTATCCGGACGCTGGCGATGAGTGCGATCGTCGGCGGTGCGCTCGGCGAGGAGGCCGGCGCCCAGATCCAGCTGCTCGAGGAGGGCTGGGATCAGCGCGCTCCGATCGGCTGGAACATGAAGGATGCGACGCCGGTCGCCAAGACGGTGTGCGCGCTGCTGTCTGACTGGCTGCCGGCGACCACGGGTGACATCATCTACGCCGACGGCGGCGCGCACACCCAATTGCTCTAG
- the hemZ gene encoding ferrochelatase (protoheme ferro-lyase (heme synthetase)), with protein sequence MQFDAVLLLSFGGPEGPEQVRPFLENVTRGRGVPAERLDAVAEHYLHFGGVSPINGINRTLIAELEAQQELPVYFGNRNWEPYVEDAVTAMRDNGVRRAAVFATSAWSGYSSCTQYVEDIARARRAAGRDAPELVKLRPYFDHPLFVEMFADAITAAAATVRGDARLVFTAHSIPTAADRRCGPNLYSRQVAYATRLVAAAAGYCDFDLAWQSRSGPPQVPWLEPDVTDQLTGLAGAGINAVIVCPIGFVADHIEVVWDLDHELRLQAEAAGIAYARASTPNADPRFARLARGLIDELRYGRIPARVSGPDPVPGCLSSINGQPCRPPHCVASVSPARPSAGSP encoded by the coding sequence ATGCAATTTGATGCCGTCCTGCTGCTGTCGTTCGGCGGACCGGAAGGGCCCGAGCAGGTGCGGCCGTTCCTGGAGAACGTTACCCGGGGCCGCGGTGTGCCTGCCGAACGGTTGGACGCGGTGGCCGAGCACTACCTGCATTTCGGTGGGGTATCACCGATCAATGGCATTAATCGCACACTGATCGCGGAGCTGGAGGCGCAGCAAGAACTGCCGGTGTACTTCGGTAACCGCAACTGGGAGCCGTATGTAGAAGATGCCGTTACGGCCATGCGCGACAACGGTGTCCGGCGTGCAGCGGTCTTTGCGACATCTGCGTGGAGCGGTTACTCGAGCTGCACACAGTACGTGGAGGACATCGCGCGGGCCCGCCGCGCGGCCGGGCGCGACGCGCCTGAACTGGTAAAACTGCGGCCCTACTTCGACCATCCGCTGTTCGTCGAGATGTTCGCCGACGCCATCACCGCGGCCGCCGCAACCGTGCGCGGTGATGCCCGGCTGGTGTTCACCGCGCATTCGATCCCGACGGCCGCCGACCGCCGCTGTGGCCCCAACCTCTACAGCCGCCAAGTCGCCTACGCCACAAGGCTGGTCGCGGCCGCTGCCGGATACTGCGACTTTGACCTGGCCTGGCAGTCGAGATCGGGCCCGCCGCAGGTGCCCTGGCTGGAGCCAGACGTTACCGACCAGCTCACCGGTCTGGCTGGGGCCGGCATCAACGCGGTGATCGTGTGTCCCATTGGATTCGTCGCCGACCATATCGAGGTGGTGTGGGATCTCGACCACGAGTTGCGATTACAAGCCGAGGCAGCGGGCATCGCGTACGCCCGGGCCAGCACCCCCAATGCCGACCCGCGGTTCGCTCGACTAGCCAGAGGTTTGATCGACGAACTCCGTTACGGCCGTATACCTGCGCGGGTGAGTGGCCCCGATCCGGTGCCGGGCTGTCTGTCCAGCATCAACGGCCAGCCATGCCGTCCGCCGCACTGCGTGGCTAGCGTCAGTCCGGCCAGGCCGAGTGCAGGATCGCCGTGA
- a CDS encoding membrane protein, with protein MSQCFAVKGIGGADQATLGSAEILVKYAQLADKRARVYVLVSTWLVVWGIWHVYFVEAVFPNAILWLHYYAASYEFGFVRRGLGGELIRMLTGDHFFAGAYTVLWTSITVWLIALAVVVWLILSTGNRSERRIMLALLVPVLPFAFSYAIYNPHPELFGMTALVAFSIFLTRAHTSRTRVILSTLYGLTMAVLALIHEAIPLEFALGAVLAIIVLSKNATGATRRICTALAIGPGTVSVLLLAVVGRRDIADQLCAHIPHGMVENPWAVATTPQRVLDYIFGRVESHADYHDWVCEHVTPWFNLDWITSAKLVAVVGFRALFGAFLLGLLFFVATTSMIRYVSAVPVRTFFAELRGNLALPVLASALLVPLFITAVDWTRWWVMITLDVAIVYILYAIDRPEIEQPPSRRNVQVFVCVVLVLAVIPTGSANNIGR; from the coding sequence GTGTCACAGTGCTTTGCTGTCAAAGGCATTGGCGGTGCCGACCAAGCGACACTGGGCAGTGCAGAAATCCTCGTGAAATACGCTCAACTCGCTGACAAACGCGCTCGGGTATATGTCCTGGTGTCGACCTGGTTGGTCGTGTGGGGTATCTGGCATGTGTATTTTGTCGAAGCTGTCTTTCCGAATGCCATCCTGTGGTTGCATTATTACGCGGCCAGCTATGAATTCGGGTTTGTACGTCGCGGGCTGGGCGGTGAACTGATTCGCATGTTGACCGGCGATCATTTCTTTGCCGGCGCCTATACCGTTCTGTGGACGTCTATCACGGTGTGGCTGATCGCCCTTGCCGTCGTGGTGTGGCTTATCCTTTCCACGGGCAACCGGTCCGAGCGCAGGATAATGCTTGCCCTCCTCGTTCCGGTGCTACCCTTTGCCTTTTCTTACGCCATCTATAATCCACATCCGGAACTCTTCGGGATGACCGCGTTGGTAGCCTTCAGCATTTTTCTGACCAGGGCCCACACCTCTCGAACCCGGGTGATCCTCAGTACGCTGTACGGACTTACGATGGCCGTGCTGGCGCTCATACACGAAGCGATTCCACTGGAATTCGCACTCGGCGCGGTGCTGGCGATAATCGTGTTGTCGAAGAATGCGACAGGTGCGACAAGGCGAATCTGTACTGCGTTGGCCATCGGTCCGGGGACCGTCTCAGTATTGTTGCTCGCTGTGGTCGGGCGTCGCGATATCGCGGACCAGTTGTGTGCCCATATCCCGCATGGGATGGTCGAAAATCCGTGGGCGGTTGCAACGACACCGCAGCGAGTTCTCGATTACATATTCGGTCGTGTCGAGAGCCATGCAGATTACCACGATTGGGTGTGCGAGCATGTGACCCCGTGGTTTAACCTCGACTGGATTACCTCTGCAAAGCTGGTGGCCGTGGTTGGCTTCCGCGCACTATTCGGTGCATTCCTCCTCGGGTTGCTGTTCTTCGTTGCCACGACATCGATGATCCGCTATGTCTCCGCCGTGCCGGTCAGAACCTTCTTTGCCGAACTGCGCGGCAATCTGGCGTTGCCGGTGCTGGCATCGGCATTGCTGGTTCCGCTGTTCATCACCGCTGTCGACTGGACTCGCTGGTGGGTGATGATCACACTCGACGTGGCCATTGTCTACATCTTGTACGCGATCGACAGACCGGAGATCGAGCAACCGCCGTCGAGGAGAAACGTGCAGGTCTTCGTCTGCGTTGTGTTGGTGCTGGCGGTGATACCGACCGGGTCCGCCAACAACATCGGCAGATGA
- a CDS encoding TVP38/TMEM64 family membrane protein produces the protein MTAPAICNTTETVHGIATSLGAVARQASLPRIVGTVVGITVLVVVALLVPVPTAVELRDWAKSLGAWFPLAFLLVHTVVTVPPFPRTAFTLAAGLLFGSVVGVFIAVVGSTASAVIAMLLVRATGWQLNSLVRRRAINRLDERLRERGWLAILSLRLIPVVPFAAINYAAGASGVRILSFAWATLAGLLPGTAAVVILGDAFAGSGSPLLILVSVCTGALGLTGLVYEIRNYRRQHRRMPGYDDPVREPALI, from the coding sequence GTGACGGCTCCCGCCATCTGCAACACCACCGAAACCGTGCACGGTATCGCCACCTCGCTCGGCGCGGTCGCGCGTCAGGCGTCGCTGCCGCGCATCGTGGGAACAGTGGTGGGAATCACAGTACTGGTAGTGGTCGCGCTGCTGGTTCCGGTGCCCACTGCGGTGGAATTGCGCGACTGGGCCAAGTCACTGGGCGCGTGGTTCCCGCTGGCATTTTTGCTGGTGCATACCGTCGTCACGGTGCCGCCATTCCCCCGCACCGCGTTCACGTTGGCCGCCGGGCTGTTGTTCGGCTCTGTGGTGGGCGTATTCATCGCGGTGGTCGGCAGCACCGCTAGCGCGGTAATCGCGATGCTGCTGGTGCGTGCCACCGGCTGGCAGCTGAACAGTCTGGTGCGCCGCCGAGCGATCAACCGGCTGGACGAGCGTCTGCGTGAGCGAGGCTGGCTGGCCATCTTGTCGCTGCGGCTCATTCCCGTCGTCCCGTTCGCGGCGATCAACTATGCCGCCGGCGCCTCGGGCGTGCGGATCCTGTCCTTCGCCTGGGCGACCTTGGCAGGCTTGCTCCCCGGCACCGCGGCGGTGGTCATCCTGGGCGACGCGTTCGCCGGTAGCGGTAGCCCGCTGCTGATCCTGGTGTCGGTATGCACGGGCGCGCTAGGTCTGACTGGGCTCGTCTATGAGATCCGCAATTATCGACGGCAGCACCGACGCATGCCGGGTTACGACGACCCTGTGCGCGAGCCGGCTCTCATTTGA